A window of Nicotiana tabacum cultivar K326 chromosome 24, ASM71507v2, whole genome shotgun sequence contains these coding sequences:
- the LOC142178129 gene encoding uncharacterized protein LOC142178129 gives MAHYARDCSEPPRKVFHDARISELCVSSSVFLTESNPLWIVDSGATNHIAWERTTFVEFRRVPRGADWIYVGNNNKVDVDGIVSALLKLGFDLFCHGNSAKLTFGPTLFGFGHVTGGLIIMDLDYDSFSNNASFSMFVSSHKYDSDVNIWHARLGHIGQQRMQRLAKQGLLSNIEHVELSTCENCLAGKLARKPFGLATRAAYPLQLVHSDICGPMNVRAKHGARLCVYRSARRWECTEFESRDVRFLEDEFPKKGEVGQDLTLFEIMDQEVQGSLHLSGRNLADNELVSYQRPSSSSDANESNPSTFSENDQIDLVPSGSDMVTDLVPSGSGMNVLDPSGRNIDPNENNDESQIRRGSRKKIPRRRFDVKGGELFMMLLQEENEPKHVKKAPSCPSKDKWTKTMEDELASMRVNNVWELVDLPKGRKAFGSKWVIKIKLKADGTVERYKARLVAKGCTQQKGIDYEETFSPGVRFTSVRLVLDIFAS, from the exons ATGGCTCATTATGCGAGAGATTGCTCTGAGCCTCCTAGAAAGGTATTTCACGATGCTCGAATTAGTGAACTTTGTGTTTCTAGTTCTGTTTTTCTAACCGAATCTAATCCTTTATGGATTGTAGACTCAGGAGCAACGAACCATATAGCCTGGGAACGCACTACCTTTGTTGAATTTCGGCGAGTTCCACGTGGAGCAGATTGGATATATGTGGGCAACAACAATAAAGTTGATGTTGATGGGATCG TTTCAGCTTTGCTTAAGTTAGGATTTGACTTATTTTGTCATGGCAATTCTGCCAAGTTGACTTTTGGTCCAACTTTATTTGGTTTTGGTCATGTGACTGGAGGTTTAATTATTATGGATTTGGAttatgattcatttagtaataaTGCTAGTTTTTCTATGTTTGTTTCTTCACATAAATATGATAGTGATGTAAACATATGGCATGCTAGACTTGGTCATATTGGCCAACAAAGAATGCAAAGACTAGCAAAACAAGGTTTGCTTTCCAACATTGAACATGTGGAATTGTCCACTTGTGAAAATTGTCTAGCTGGAAAACTTGCAAGAAAACCTTTTGGTCTGGCGACTAGAGCTGCATATCCTTTGCAATTAGTCCATTCGGACATCTGTGGGCCTATGAATGTTAGGGCTAAGCATGGAGCaa GGTTATGTGTTTATAGGTCAGCAAGACGGTGGGAGTGTACTGAGTTTGAATCACGAGATGTCAGATTCTTAGAGGATGAGTTCCCTAAGAAGGGAGAGGTAGGTCAAGACCTAACCTTATTTGAGATAATGGATCAAGAAGTACAAGGATCACTACATTTGAGTGGGAGAAATTTAGCAGATAATGAATTAGTTTCTTATCAAAGACCTTCTTCATCATCAGATGCGAATGAAAGTAATCCTTCTACATTTAGTGAAAATGACCAAATAGATCTTGTTCCAAGTGGGAGCGATATGGTCACAGATCTTGTTCCAAGTGGGAGCGGGATGAATGTTCTTGATCCAAGTGGGAGAAACATTGATCCAAATGAGAACAATGATGAATCACAAATAAGACGTGGTTCTCGTAAAAAGATTCCCCGCCGACGATTTGATGTTAAAGGCGGCGAACTATTTATGATGCTCTTACAAGAAGAAAATGAGCCTAAACATGTAAAAAAGGCTCCCTCATGCCCTTCTAAGGATAAATGGACAAAAACAATGGAAGATGAATTGGCGTCTATGAGAGTCAACAATGTTTGGGAACTAGTTGACCTCCCTAAAGGACGCAAAGCATTTGGGAGCAAATGGGTTATCAAAATTAAGCTCAAGGCTGATGGAACAGTTGAGAGATATAAGGCTCGACTGGTGGCGAAAGGGTGTACACAACAGAAAGGAATAGACTACGAAGAGACTTTCTCACCTGGTGTACGATTTACCTCGGTTCGCCTGGTTCTAGATATTTTTGCAAGCTAG